In Thioalbus denitrificans, one DNA window encodes the following:
- a CDS encoding NAD-dependent epimerase/dehydratase family protein, with product MNEVVIVGCGYVGRRVARRERAAGRRVTGLVRGAESAAALSAPGVAVVRADLDRPDAAAGLALGGARLYWFAPPPPDGEVDTRLRGFLAAIPADRLPERVVLISTTGVYGDCGGAWVDESRPPAPQAERARRRRDAERALAEWSTAAGVPAVVLRVPGFYGPGKLPEARLRRGEPVLREAQSPWSNRVHVDDLVRACLAAMDRGRPGAVYNVSDGHPTTMTDYFNRVADALGLPRPPQIDPAEAGGRLSAGMRSYLAESKRLDNRRMREELGVVPDYPDLATGLAACVKAGETKRRKQT from the coding sequence ATGAACGAGGTGGTGATCGTGGGCTGCGGCTACGTGGGCCGCCGGGTGGCGCGGCGGGAGCGGGCGGCGGGCCGCCGGGTGACGGGACTGGTGCGGGGCGCGGAGAGCGCCGCGGCGCTCTCCGCGCCCGGCGTGGCCGTGGTCCGCGCCGACCTGGACCGGCCGGACGCCGCGGCCGGCCTGGCGCTGGGGGGCGCCCGGCTCTACTGGTTCGCCCCGCCCCCGCCGGACGGCGAGGTCGACACGCGCCTGCGGGGCTTTCTGGCGGCCATCCCCGCCGACAGGCTGCCGGAGCGGGTGGTGCTCATCAGCACCACCGGCGTCTACGGCGACTGCGGCGGGGCCTGGGTGGACGAGAGCCGTCCTCCGGCCCCGCAGGCGGAGCGGGCCCGGCGGCGCCGGGATGCCGAGCGGGCACTGGCCGAGTGGAGCACGGCCGCCGGCGTGCCGGCGGTGGTGCTGCGGGTGCCCGGCTTCTACGGCCCGGGCAAGCTGCCGGAGGCGCGCCTGCGCCGCGGCGAGCCGGTGCTGCGGGAGGCGCAGTCCCCGTGGAGCAACCGGGTGCACGTGGATGACCTGGTGCGGGCCTGCCTGGCGGCCATGGACCGGGGCCGCCCCGGCGCGGTCTACAACGTCAGCGACGGCCACCCCACCACCATGACCGACTACTTCAACCGCGTGGCCGACGCCCTCGGCCTGCCGCGCCCACCCCAGATCGATCCCGCGGAGGCGGGCGGGCGGCTCAGCGCCGGCATGCGCTCCTACCTCGCCGAGTCCAAGCGCCTCGACAATCGCCGCATGCGCGAGGAGCTCGGCGTCGTGCCGGACTACCCCGATCTCGCCACCGGCCTGGCCGCCTGCGTGAAGGCGGGAGAAACCAAGCGCCGCAAACAGACCTGA
- a CDS encoding translocation/assembly module TamB domain-containing protein, producing the protein MKRLLAAGLANLLLLLALLLAALGIIAGTEPGTRWLWRFAQPLVPGELAAERVGGTLLGGLRLEGLNYRGAGLELTLGRLELDWRPSALTLRRLHVTRLALEDLDLRLPPPAPDVPPAGAPVLADLLLPLDLRVDQARLERAVIHREAQSWPLDRVELAAGFEGGVLRLERLEADAPELAVRSSGSLATTAEWPLELTLEWRLKLPEQPELAGAGTLSGPLLTPTLEHRLTAPFALSTSGRLALGGEAPAAELSGRWEGLRWPLAGDAVTVASASGGYRFSGGAAQWSASLEAAITGAQIPPGQWSAEARGDSTGLRLEALRGGILDGELTAAGELAWSPAPSWRVELAGSGLDPGTRWPEWPGRLALAGSSEGRLGEGGVEAQIRLERLDGTLRGYPLEAQLAAGVAGESVRVERATLRSGETRIEAAGGLDREWALTWRVASANLAELLPQLGGALQASGTLRGPRAAPRVQASVHGESLALEGMRMASLDGSVDLDPLDQAPSRLDLAAGGLALDGETIGNLRLAGEGRTTSHRLRLDLTGGEPTLALAASGGWNGKAWEGRLERLDLAQQQAGAWTLERPAALSLGPASARGDTLCLASAPARFCVEGRWARPSGWSASGRLEQLPLERLGPWLPEGVAVEGTAGGEVQAAGLGPAVKADLRLAVPETVVRYRDPDGKPAAVTLTGLNLSGALEGSRAEARLQAALAGGGGVESRLTLARGAAGWGEARLGGEAQLELPDLELVAAFAPGLERPRGQVRANLAFAGTVAAPRLQGEAALTGFEAAIPPLGIRVSEGELRARGDEQGVIALTGRARSGPGAVSLDGRVVLDAQQGWPLRLQVRGKDFEAVNLPEARALVDPALALDLQGQRLQVSGEVAVPEARITLRELPTSAVAVSDDVVVVDAESPPAERSPLALFADLTVRLGEKVTFTGFGLGARLGGSLRVREAPGQAPRGEGELRILEGRYKAYGQDLTIDRGRLIFAGPIDNPALDLRATRSVGDIVAGLQATGTAQASRVTLFSTPPMEDAEVLSYLLLGRPLNQASGSDGQMLMGAVGALGVSGGNLLAKQIGNTLGLDDVRVESESGLESTSLVLGRYLSPKLYVSYGVGLFEPGTSVQMRYDLSRRFKLRAESGTQSGMDILYSIEK; encoded by the coding sequence GTGAAGCGACTGCTCGCCGCCGGGCTGGCCAACCTGCTGCTGCTGCTCGCCCTGCTGCTGGCGGCGCTGGGGATTATCGCGGGGACCGAGCCGGGCACCCGCTGGCTGTGGCGGTTTGCCCAGCCCCTGGTTCCCGGGGAGCTGGCGGCGGAGCGCGTGGGCGGCACCCTGCTCGGGGGGCTGCGGCTGGAGGGTCTGAATTACCGCGGCGCGGGGCTGGAGCTGACGCTCGGGCGGCTGGAGCTGGACTGGCGGCCATCGGCGCTTACGCTGCGCCGGCTGCACGTCACCCGCCTGGCCCTCGAAGACCTGGACCTGCGGCTCCCCCCGCCGGCCCCCGACGTCCCCCCCGCCGGCGCCCCGGTGCTGGCGGATCTCCTGCTGCCCCTGGACCTGCGGGTCGACCAGGCGCGCCTGGAGCGGGCGGTGATCCACCGGGAGGCGCAGTCCTGGCCGCTGGACCGGGTCGAGCTGGCCGCCGGGTTCGAGGGCGGCGTCCTGCGCCTGGAGCGGCTGGAGGCGGATGCGCCGGAACTGGCCGTGCGCAGCAGCGGCAGCCTGGCCACGACGGCGGAGTGGCCGCTGGAGCTGACCCTGGAATGGCGCCTGAAGTTGCCTGAGCAACCCGAGCTGGCGGGCGCGGGGACGCTGTCCGGGCCGCTGCTCACCCCCACGCTCGAACACCGTCTGACGGCGCCGTTCGCCCTGTCCACCAGCGGTCGCCTGGCGCTCGGCGGGGAGGCGCCCGCGGCCGAGCTGAGCGGCCGCTGGGAGGGGCTGCGCTGGCCGCTGGCGGGCGATGCGGTGACGGTGGCGAGCGCCAGCGGCGGCTACCGCTTCAGCGGCGGGGCGGCGCAGTGGAGCGCGAGCCTGGAGGCGGCGATCACCGGGGCGCAGATACCGCCCGGGCAGTGGTCGGCCGAGGCCCGGGGCGACAGCACGGGCCTCAGGCTGGAGGCGCTGCGCGGCGGCATACTGGACGGGGAGCTGACCGCCGCCGGCGAGCTGGCCTGGTCCCCGGCGCCGAGCTGGCGGGTCGAGCTGGCGGGCAGCGGGCTCGACCCCGGTACCCGGTGGCCGGAATGGCCGGGCCGGCTGGCCCTGGCGGGCAGCAGCGAGGGTCGGCTCGGCGAGGGCGGGGTGGAGGCGCAAATCCGCCTGGAGCGCCTGGACGGCACCCTCCGCGGCTATCCGCTGGAAGCGCAGCTGGCGGCCGGGGTGGCGGGCGAGTCCGTCAGGGTGGAGCGGGCCACGCTGCGTTCCGGTGAGACCCGCATCGAGGCCGCCGGTGGCCTGGACCGGGAGTGGGCGCTCACCTGGCGGGTCGCCTCGGCCAATCTCGCCGAGCTGCTGCCGCAGCTGGGCGGCGCCCTGCAGGCCAGCGGCACCCTGCGCGGTCCGCGGGCCGCGCCCCGGGTGCAGGCCAGTGTGCACGGGGAGTCCCTGGCGCTGGAGGGGATGCGGATGGCGAGCCTGGATGGCAGCGTGGACCTCGATCCCCTGGACCAGGCGCCCTCCCGGCTCGACCTGGCCGCCGGGGGGCTGGCGCTGGATGGCGAAACGATCGGCAACCTGCGCCTGGCGGGGGAGGGGCGGACCACGTCCCACCGGCTGCGGCTCGATCTCACCGGCGGCGAGCCGACCCTGGCGCTGGCCGCCAGCGGCGGCTGGAACGGCAAGGCCTGGGAGGGACGGCTGGAGCGCCTGGATCTGGCCCAGCAGCAGGCCGGCGCCTGGACCCTGGAGCGCCCCGCGGCGCTCAGCCTGGGGCCCGCGTCGGCCCGCGGCGATACCCTCTGCCTGGCGAGCGCCCCGGCCCGTTTCTGTGTCGAGGGGCGCTGGGCCCGGCCGAGCGGCTGGTCGGCCAGCGGCCGCCTGGAGCAACTGCCGCTGGAGCGGCTCGGGCCCTGGCTCCCGGAGGGGGTGGCCGTGGAGGGAACCGCCGGGGGCGAGGTCCAGGCGGCGGGTCTCGGTCCGGCGGTCAAGGCCGACCTGCGGCTGGCGGTCCCGGAGACGGTGGTGCGCTACCGGGACCCGGACGGCAAGCCCGCGGCGGTGACGCTCACCGGGCTGAACCTCAGCGGCGCACTGGAGGGGTCCCGGGCCGAGGCGCGGCTGCAGGCGGCGCTGGCCGGCGGGGGCGGGGTTGAATCGCGCCTGACCCTGGCGCGGGGCGCGGCCGGCTGGGGGGAGGCGCGGCTGGGAGGCGAGGCGCAGCTCGAGCTGCCCGACCTGGAACTGGTCGCGGCCTTCGCCCCCGGCCTGGAGCGGCCGCGGGGACAGGTGCGGGCGAACCTCGCCTTTGCCGGCACGGTGGCCGCGCCGCGACTGCAGGGCGAGGCGGCGCTGACCGGCTTCGAGGCCGCCATCCCGCCGCTGGGCATCCGGGTGAGCGAGGGCGAGCTGCGCGCCCGCGGCGACGAGCAGGGCGTCATCGCCCTGACCGGCCGGGCCCGTTCCGGGCCTGGCGCGGTGAGCCTGGACGGGCGGGTGGTGCTGGATGCGCAGCAGGGCTGGCCGCTCCGGCTGCAGGTGCGGGGGAAGGATTTCGAGGCGGTGAACCTGCCCGAGGCCCGGGCCCTCGTCGACCCGGCGCTGGCCCTCGACCTGCAGGGACAGCGCCTGCAGGTGAGCGGCGAGGTGGCCGTGCCCGAGGCGCGCATCACCCTGCGCGAGCTGCCCACCTCCGCGGTGGCGGTCTCCGATGACGTGGTGGTGGTGGACGCCGAGTCGCCGCCGGCGGAGAGGAGCCCGCTCGCGCTGTTCGCCGACCTGACCGTGCGCCTGGGCGAGAAGGTCACGTTCACCGGCTTCGGCCTCGGCGCCCGCCTGGGCGGTTCGCTGCGGGTGCGGGAGGCTCCCGGGCAGGCCCCGCGGGGCGAGGGCGAGCTGCGCATCCTGGAGGGGCGCTACAAGGCCTACGGCCAGGATCTGACCATCGACCGCGGCCGCCTGATCTTCGCCGGCCCCATCGACAACCCGGCCCTGGACCTGCGCGCCACCCGCAGCGTGGGCGACATCGTCGCCGGGCTGCAGGCCACCGGGACCGCCCAGGCCTCGCGGGTGACCCTGTTCTCCACTCCGCCCATGGAGGACGCGGAGGTGCTCTCCTACCTGCTGCTGGGGCGGCCGCTGAACCAGGCCTCCGGGAGCGACGGGCAGATGCTGATGGGCGCGGTGGGGGCGCTGGGCGTCAGCGGCGGCAACCTGCTCGCCAAGCAGATCGGAAACACGCTGGGGCTGGACGATGTGCGGGTGGAGTCCGAGAGCGGCCTGGAGTCCACCAGCCTGGTGCTGGGCCGCTACCTGTCACCGAAGCTCTACGTCAGCTATGGCGTGGGCCTGTTCGAGCCCGGTACCTCGGTGCAGATGCGCTACGATCTCAGCCGCCGCTTCAAGCTCCGGGCCGAGAGCGGAACCCAGAGCGGCATGGACATCCTCTACAGCATCGAGAAGTGA
- a CDS encoding autotransporter assembly complex protein TamA, with product MMRNHAQAVRALSAALAWAVLLLWSLGALAQPRVEVRLEGIEGELADNVRAYLSLIQSPPDSEAHLRRLYRQAPAEIEQALAALGHYRPRIEPALNPDGEAWVAEFRIDPGPPVRVTRFALTLSGAGAEDRAFRELRGRLPVKEGDVLHHGRYAEAKRSLQNLALARGYFDARFTRSEVRVERGADSAEVILDYDTGPRYRFGAVRFGDSALEESFLRRFVTIEPGDPYLVDRITALQTALVNSDYFAEVNISAPPEEAEGLEVPVRVELVDRRRHKYSFGLGYGTDTGPRASAGWESRRIRRNGERANAQLELSAIRYALTAGYEIPLAKPMSDRLLFQASLRDESTDTAESTSLLLSARRVESLESGWLRDLSLNFLEEYSTVAGEEVDARLLYPAVGWTRVDADDRMRPRRGRRLGLEVKGSDPALGSDARFLQGRVDAKFIEPLGAGGRVLARGNLGATLVEDVESLPASLRFFAGGDQSVRGYGYNELGPENSAGDVIGGRFLLVGSVEYEHRITGNWSAAAFYDVGNALDDWDGELKQGVGAGLRWQSPVGPIRVDLAVAVSEPGTPLRLHFNMGPDL from the coding sequence ATGATGCGGAATCATGCTCAAGCTGTCCGTGCCCTGTCCGCCGCCCTGGCCTGGGCCGTCCTGCTGCTGTGGTCCCTCGGGGCCCTGGCGCAGCCGCGGGTGGAGGTGCGCCTGGAAGGGATCGAGGGGGAGCTGGCCGACAACGTGCGCGCCTACCTGAGCCTGATCCAGAGCCCGCCGGACAGCGAGGCCCACCTGCGGCGGCTCTACCGGCAGGCGCCCGCGGAGATTGAACAGGCCCTGGCCGCCCTGGGCCACTACCGCCCCCGCATCGAGCCGGCGCTGAACCCTGATGGCGAGGCCTGGGTGGCGGAGTTCCGCATCGATCCCGGCCCCCCGGTGCGGGTCACACGCTTCGCCCTCACGCTCAGCGGCGCCGGGGCGGAGGACCGGGCCTTCCGCGAACTGCGCGGGCGCCTGCCGGTCAAGGAGGGCGATGTCCTCCACCATGGCCGCTACGCCGAGGCCAAGCGCAGCCTGCAGAACCTGGCGCTGGCGCGGGGCTACTTCGATGCCCGCTTCACCCGCAGCGAGGTGCGGGTGGAGCGGGGGGCGGACAGCGCCGAGGTGATACTGGACTACGACACCGGCCCCCGCTACCGCTTCGGGGCGGTCCGGTTCGGCGACTCGGCCCTGGAGGAGTCCTTCCTGCGCCGGTTCGTGACCATCGAGCCGGGCGATCCCTACCTGGTGGACCGCATCACCGCCCTGCAGACGGCCCTGGTCAACAGCGACTATTTCGCCGAGGTGAACATCAGCGCGCCGCCGGAGGAGGCCGAGGGGCTGGAGGTGCCGGTACGGGTCGAGCTGGTGGACCGCAGGCGCCACAAGTACAGCTTCGGCCTGGGCTACGGCACCGACACCGGGCCGCGGGCGAGCGCCGGCTGGGAGAGCCGGCGCATCCGCCGCAACGGCGAACGCGCCAACGCCCAGCTGGAGCTCTCGGCCATCCGCTACGCCCTCACCGCCGGTTACGAGATTCCCCTGGCGAAGCCCATGAGCGACCGCCTCCTGTTCCAGGCCAGCCTGCGCGACGAGTCCACCGACACCGCCGAGTCCACCAGCCTGCTGCTGAGCGCCCGCCGGGTGGAGAGCCTGGAGAGCGGCTGGCTGCGGGACCTCTCCCTGAACTTCCTCGAGGAATACTCCACGGTGGCCGGGGAGGAGGTGGATGCGCGCCTGCTCTATCCGGCGGTGGGTTGGACCCGGGTGGACGCGGACGACCGCATGCGGCCGCGCCGCGGCCGCCGCCTCGGACTGGAGGTGAAGGGCAGCGACCCGGCGCTCGGCTCCGACGCCCGCTTCCTCCAGGGCCGGGTGGATGCGAAGTTCATCGAGCCCCTGGGCGCGGGGGGGCGGGTGCTGGCGCGGGGCAACCTGGGCGCCACCCTGGTGGAGGACGTGGAGTCTTTGCCGGCCAGCCTGCGCTTCTTCGCCGGCGGCGACCAGAGCGTGCGCGGCTACGGCTACAACGAGCTGGGCCCGGAAAACAGCGCCGGCGACGTGATCGGCGGCCGCTTCCTCCTGGTGGGGAGCGTGGAGTACGAGCACCGCATCACCGGCAACTGGAGCGCCGCGGCCTTCTACGACGTGGGCAACGCCCTCGACGACTGGGACGGGGAGCTCAAGCAGGGCGTGGGCGCGGGCCTGCGCTGGCAATCGCCGGTGGGACCCATCCGGGTGGACCTGGCAGTGGCCGTGAGCGAGCCCGGCACGCCGCTGCGCCTCCACTTCAACATGGGGCCCGACCTGTGA